One window of the Camelus ferus isolate YT-003-E chromosome 12, BCGSAC_Cfer_1.0, whole genome shotgun sequence genome contains the following:
- the LOC102503642 gene encoding olfactory receptor 6C4 → MKNRTTFTEFILQAFTNRPELQVVIFIFLFLTYMLSVLGNLTVIILTLIDPYLKTPMYFFLQNFPFLEISFRAIFIPRFLTSMTTANKVISFAGSLIQYFFAIFLGAAEFYLLASMSYDSHVAICKPLHYPTIMSSRVCVQLVFCSWLGGFLAIFLPVILMSQVDFCASNVLNHCYCDYGPLLELACSDTSLLELMVIFLVVVTLVVTLVLVTLSSTYIIRTIRRIPSAKGQRSFPQSLPYDCHLSLSYGSCMFTYINLPAKEEGVFNKGIAVLITSITPLLNPFIYTLRNQQVKQAFKNTTKKIVKL, encoded by the coding sequence ATGAAAAACCGAACCACATTTACTGAATTTATCTTGCAGGCCTTTACAAATCGACCAGAACTCCAAGTGGTGATAttcatctttctgttcctcaCCTACATGTTGAGTGTCCTGGGAAATTTGACTGTCATCATACTCACTCTGATAGACCCCTACCTCAAGAcccccatgtatttcttcctccaAAATTTTCCCTTCTTAGAAATTTCCTTCAGGGCCATTTTCATTCCCAGATTTCTAACCAGTATGACAACGGCAAATAAAGTCATCAGCTTTGCTGGCAGcctgattcagtatttttttgcTATATTTCTTGGGGCCGCGGAGTTTTATCTCCTGGCTTCTATGTCCTATGACAGCcacgtggccatctgcaagcctctGCACTACCCAACCATCATGAGCAGCCGAGTCTGCGTCCAGCTCGTGTTCTGCTCCTGGCTGGGGGGGTTCCTAGCTATCTTTCTCCCAGTCATCTTGATGAGCCAGGTGGATTTCTGTGCTTCCAATGTTCTGAATCACTGCTACTGTGACTACGGGCCCCTCCTGGAGCTTGCCTGCTCAGACACAAGCCTCTTAGAACTGATGGTCATCTTCTTGGTGGTTGTGACCCTGGTGGTTACTCTGGTGCTGGTGACACTTTCTTCTACATACATTATCAGGACGATTCGGAGGATCCCCTCTGCCAAAGGACAAAGGTCTTTTCCACAGTCCCTTCCATATGattgtcatctctctctctcttatggCAGCTGCATGTTTACGTACATTAATCTTCCTGCAAAAGAAGAAGGTGTTTTCAACAAAGGAATAGCTGTGCTCATTACTTCAATTACTCCCTTGTTAAACCCTTTCATTTACACTCTAAGAAATCAGCAAGTGAAGCAAGCATTCAAGAACACCACCAAAAAGATTGTGAAGCTttaa